A genomic window from Anthocerotibacter panamensis C109 includes:
- a CDS encoding endonuclease/exonuclease/phosphatase family protein codes for MKPLRVRSLKRLKLLALGLSSFAFAQGLLATSASAQVLINEFRRDGQFTNTEYIELLLTQDLTATQLNTYLVGDSTSATAAKFAAYRFNNLNSIASVFPAGTVIAIGGTTAIPTQDTTYNPVAGGTDGNWNILLQVGGSFLTTVAAGGDFASADVAWVDTTNTGTTSVDSIAWPATGGGAFAAASRVRIAAPNNGANVEFTGGANEIDSTANYQVNSPGSLGLPNGGANTAFINGLRNGQPANQPIVTTCPANLSTPAGTATSALVSATDADGTVTSIALTSPAVPGISLSGVTPASAIGGTATATLNVASNTASGTFNVTLTFTNTNATPQTAMCTIAVSVTGQGTLIRQIQGAGHISPFNSQTVNNVPGVVTGVRSNGFFMQDPNPDSDPATSEGIFVFTSTAPTVVVGDSVQVTGTVSEFRNNRANDLTLTQITSPTVTRLGSAPLPAPIVLGVDRTAPTAVINADSTSTIDIETAGTFDPTRDGIDFWESLEGMRVQLPNARAVSTTSAFGEIFAVGNAATGNNAQGGINISAGDFNPERLQIDELDTAVFQNPSVTVGDGLGTVTGVLGYSFSNFELLIGEPLTVTPGGLTPETTALAPTSNQLTVASFNLENLNPTAVSDPNGDRFVRLADLIVNRLRSPDILGLQEIQDSTGATNDGVVDADQTLSILLNRIAAVGGPNYQFRQINPVNNQDGGQPGGNIRVVFLFNPNRVSFVDRPGGTSTNANQILSTPTGPALLYSPGRIDPLNPAFNSSRKPLVGEFSFLGQQIFVIDNHFNSKGGDLPLFGHLQPPTLASEPQRIQQATIVNGFVQNILTVDPQAKVIVLGDLNDFEFSTPLTVLRGSELINLAERVPFPDRSSFNFEGNAQVLDNLLVTNALFTINPNPPESDFVHFNNEFPNPASDHDPIVARFTFPVPAPAITSFSPVCGQAVTAVTLTGSGFTGTTAVAFFRNQVAPFTVLSDTQLSTTVPAGARTGTIQLRTATGRTASTTKFQVLPVCP; via the coding sequence ATGAAACCGCTGCGCGTTCGTTCCCTGAAACGCTTGAAACTACTGGCGCTTGGCCTTTCGAGTTTTGCTTTTGCTCAAGGGCTCTTGGCGACTTCTGCCTCGGCTCAGGTACTCATCAATGAATTTCGGCGGGATGGGCAATTCACCAACACCGAATATATCGAGCTACTCCTGACCCAAGATCTCACGGCGACTCAGCTCAATACCTATCTGGTGGGAGATTCTACCAGTGCTACTGCGGCCAAATTTGCGGCCTATCGCTTCAATAATCTCAATAGCATTGCTTCGGTTTTTCCAGCAGGAACTGTTATTGCCATCGGGGGGACAACCGCTATCCCCACCCAGGACACGACCTACAATCCGGTGGCGGGGGGTACAGATGGCAACTGGAATATTCTGCTACAGGTGGGGGGCAGCTTCCTGACCACGGTTGCGGCGGGCGGGGACTTTGCCAGTGCTGATGTTGCTTGGGTGGACACGACCAACACCGGGACGACCTCTGTAGACTCGATTGCTTGGCCTGCTACCGGCGGTGGGGCTTTTGCTGCTGCCTCTCGGGTCCGTATCGCAGCTCCCAATAACGGGGCTAACGTTGAATTTACAGGCGGTGCGAACGAGATCGATAGTACCGCCAACTATCAGGTCAACAGTCCTGGTTCTTTGGGCCTGCCCAACGGCGGAGCCAATACCGCTTTTATCAATGGCCTACGCAACGGTCAGCCAGCTAACCAGCCCATCGTCACCACCTGCCCCGCCAACCTGAGCACCCCAGCCGGTACAGCCACCTCAGCTTTAGTCAGTGCCACGGATGCCGACGGAACTGTGACCAGCATTGCCCTTACCAGCCCAGCCGTTCCGGGCATCAGCCTGAGCGGGGTGACTCCGGCGAGCGCGATTGGCGGTACGGCTACGGCTACTTTAAATGTGGCGAGCAACACCGCCTCAGGGACGTTCAACGTTACGCTGACCTTCACCAACACCAACGCCACCCCCCAGACCGCGATGTGCACGATTGCCGTCAGTGTCACCGGTCAGGGCACCCTCATCCGCCAGATCCAAGGCGCGGGTCATATCTCGCCTTTTAATAGTCAGACCGTTAATAATGTCCCTGGAGTGGTCACGGGCGTCCGCTCCAATGGCTTTTTCATGCAAGACCCCAATCCAGATAGCGACCCTGCCACCTCCGAAGGCATTTTCGTCTTCACCAGCACCGCTCCGACGGTAGTCGTCGGGGATTCAGTCCAGGTCACAGGTACGGTTTCGGAGTTCCGCAACAATCGCGCCAACGACCTGACACTTACTCAGATCACCAGCCCGACGGTCACCAGATTGGGCAGTGCTCCCTTGCCTGCTCCCATTGTTTTGGGCGTAGACCGGACCGCGCCGACAGCAGTTATCAATGCGGACTCCACTTCGACGATTGATATCGAAACCGCAGGCACCTTTGACCCTACGCGCGACGGGATAGATTTCTGGGAGAGCCTAGAGGGGATGCGCGTACAGCTACCCAACGCCCGCGCTGTCAGTACCACCAGCGCCTTTGGAGAAATCTTCGCTGTGGGCAACGCAGCGACAGGCAACAATGCGCAAGGCGGCATCAATATCAGCGCCGGAGACTTCAACCCTGAACGCCTGCAAATCGACGAATTGGACACGGCTGTATTCCAAAATCCTTCCGTCACCGTAGGCGATGGCCTCGGAACGGTAACCGGGGTTTTGGGCTATAGCTTCAGCAACTTTGAGCTTCTCATCGGAGAACCCCTGACGGTTACACCGGGCGGTTTAACTCCAGAGACCACGGCTTTGGCCCCGACCTCCAATCAGCTCACAGTCGCCTCTTTTAACCTGGAAAACCTCAACCCAACGGCGGTGTCGGACCCCAACGGCGATCGTTTTGTCCGCCTTGCCGACCTCATTGTCAACCGCCTACGCTCCCCAGATATTCTCGGCCTCCAAGAGATCCAGGACAGCACCGGGGCAACCAATGACGGGGTCGTGGACGCAGACCAAACCCTGAGCATCCTCCTTAACCGGATCGCAGCAGTAGGCGGGCCAAACTATCAGTTCCGGCAGATCAATCCTGTCAATAACCAGGACGGTGGACAACCCGGTGGCAACATCCGTGTGGTCTTCCTCTTCAACCCCAATCGGGTAAGCTTTGTGGACCGCCCCGGTGGGACTTCTACCAATGCCAACCAAATCCTGAGCACGCCCACCGGACCTGCGTTACTCTACAGCCCCGGACGCATCGACCCGCTCAACCCGGCTTTTAACAGCAGCCGCAAGCCGCTCGTCGGGGAGTTTTCTTTCCTCGGGCAGCAGATCTTTGTGATCGATAATCACTTCAATTCCAAAGGCGGCGATTTGCCCCTCTTTGGACACCTCCAGCCCCCCACCTTGGCTTCCGAGCCCCAGCGGATTCAGCAGGCGACGATTGTCAACGGGTTTGTCCAAAACATCCTGACGGTGGACCCCCAAGCCAAGGTCATTGTGTTAGGTGACCTCAACGACTTTGAGTTCTCGACTCCCCTCACGGTACTCAGGGGTTCTGAGCTGATCAACCTCGCCGAAAGGGTGCCCTTCCCCGACCGCTCCAGCTTCAACTTTGAGGGCAATGCTCAAGTTCTGGACAATCTCCTGGTCACGAATGCGCTCTTCACCATCAACCCGAACCCGCCTGAGTCGGACTTCGTCCACTTCAATAACGAGTTCCCCAACCCTGCCAGCGACCACGACCCCATTGTGGCCCGCTTCACCTTCCCGGTACCTGCGCCTGCTATTACCAGCTTCAGCCCAGTCTGCGGTCAAGCGGTTACAGCGGTGACCCTCACCGGCTCGGGCTTTACCGGGACGACGGCAGTGGCGTTCTTTAGAAATCAAGTAGCTCCCTTCACGGTCCTCAGCGATACGCAGCTCTCGACTACGGTCCCCGCCGGGGCGCGCACGGGTACAATCCAGCTACGGACTGCCACAGGTCGGACAGCGAGTACTACCAAATTCCAAGTCCTCCCTGTCTGCCCCTAG
- a CDS encoding MFS transporter: MRSVEPLTPIPKTHHPSLGATLFNHLGALKYRDYRLFWFSAFISNVGSWIQVVAQGWLVLQLSNSPFWLGVVGFAGGLPALFFSLLGGILADRFDRRTLLVTTQAVQMAMALLLGWLTATGGVTILGVAVLAFSSGLAMALSGPAYQTMARDLAGDEFTSAIALNSTQFNLARVLGPSLAAILLATLGAADCFYINGVSYLAVIGTLFLLRLPRQPLPSGMSFRCSLLEAFRYVRETPAVQYLLLIVAVSSMFAMPYLNFLPIFAQDILKAGPTGLGWMTGAVGVGAVVGSLVIADQGERLGKGRILFIGSLGLALSLTGFALSTNFFLSLGLLMGMGASIVGQVTIVNTLLQSMVPDQLRGRVLSMFSLAFMGVLPLGNLLSGFVAEYIGVALTLALGAGLVGIYALTAFGRHPEMLKY; the protein is encoded by the coding sequence ATGCGCAGTGTTGAGCCTCTTACTCCTATCCCTAAGACCCACCACCCCAGCCTCGGGGCGACCCTCTTTAATCATCTCGGAGCCCTCAAGTACCGGGATTACCGTTTGTTTTGGTTTAGTGCGTTCATCTCTAATGTGGGCAGTTGGATCCAGGTAGTGGCTCAGGGGTGGCTGGTCCTACAACTGAGCAATTCTCCTTTTTGGCTGGGAGTAGTGGGTTTTGCCGGGGGGTTGCCTGCTTTATTTTTCTCCCTGTTGGGCGGTATTCTAGCGGACCGCTTTGACCGGCGCACGCTTCTGGTGACCACGCAGGCGGTGCAGATGGCGATGGCTTTGCTCCTCGGTTGGCTCACGGCTACGGGTGGGGTCACGATTCTTGGGGTGGCAGTGCTGGCGTTTAGCTCAGGGTTGGCGATGGCTTTGAGTGGACCGGCTTATCAGACTATGGCCCGCGATCTCGCTGGGGATGAGTTTACCAGCGCCATTGCCCTCAATTCGACCCAATTTAATTTGGCCCGTGTCCTGGGTCCATCGCTAGCGGCGATACTCCTGGCGACCTTGGGGGCAGCGGATTGTTTTTATATCAATGGCGTGAGCTATTTAGCGGTTATCGGGACTTTATTTTTGCTGCGCCTACCCCGGCAACCCCTGCCTAGTGGCATGTCCTTTCGCTGTAGTTTGCTGGAAGCCTTTCGCTATGTGCGCGAGACGCCTGCGGTCCAGTATCTACTTTTGATTGTGGCAGTGAGCAGTATGTTTGCCATGCCGTACCTCAATTTCCTCCCGATCTTCGCCCAAGACATCCTCAAGGCGGGTCCGACGGGTCTGGGGTGGATGACTGGAGCAGTCGGGGTCGGGGCGGTGGTGGGTTCGCTGGTGATTGCGGATCAAGGCGAACGCTTGGGCAAAGGACGTATCCTCTTTATCGGTTCTTTGGGGTTGGCTTTGAGTCTGACGGGGTTTGCCCTCTCGACGAACTTCTTCTTATCTTTGGGGTTGCTCATGGGGATGGGCGCTTCGATAGTCGGGCAGGTCACTATCGTCAACACCCTCTTGCAATCCATGGTGCCGGACCAGTTGCGCGGGCGGGTGCTCAGTATGTTTAGCCTTGCTTTTATGGGAGTGTTGCCGTTGGGTAATCTGCTCAGTGGTTTTGTCGCAGAATACATAGGTGTAGCTCTGACGCTAGCCCTGGGGGCGGGATTGGTCGGCATCTACGCCCTAACAGCTTTTGGACGGCACCCGGAGATGCTCAAGTATTAG
- the egtD gene encoding L-histidine N(alpha)-methyltransferase, whose translation MSSTLPETQRLQVQDLHVINTYAQDIRLGLTSIPKFLQPKYFYDATGSRLFEAICGLPEYYPTRTETSILERVAREIFQKTGPCDLLELGSGSSTKTTLLLDALDQLNYPMVYLPVDVSRTMLISSAQQLSRRYPRLRIHALVADYEQVWTQLPPAELSNRMVVFLGSTLGNFSALECERFLGKIAGALQSGDYFLLGVDLRKPVPILEAAYDDRQGVTAAFNLNLLQRLNRDFDGNFDLEQFEHWAFYNPKLHQIEMHLRSRIAQTVTLPSLELEVAFATGETIHTESSRKFDREGLESLLTSLGLTPLQSWQDPQNWFSLILCTRV comes from the coding sequence ATGTCTTCAACCCTGCCCGAGACGCAAAGGTTACAGGTTCAGGATTTACATGTAATCAATACCTATGCTCAAGACATCCGCCTCGGTCTCACCAGTATTCCCAAGTTCCTACAGCCCAAATACTTCTATGACGCAACCGGTTCGCGGTTATTTGAGGCGATCTGCGGTCTGCCCGAATACTACCCCACGCGCACCGAGACTAGTATTTTGGAGCGCGTAGCCCGTGAAATTTTTCAGAAAACGGGACCGTGCGACTTGCTGGAGTTGGGGTCAGGGAGTTCCACCAAAACGACGTTACTCCTTGATGCTCTTGACCAGCTCAACTATCCCATGGTCTATCTGCCCGTCGATGTCAGCCGGACCATGCTGATCAGCAGCGCCCAACAGCTCTCAAGGCGCTATCCCCGCCTCAGGATTCATGCTTTGGTCGCTGATTATGAACAAGTCTGGACTCAACTTCCCCCCGCCGAATTGAGCAACCGCATGGTGGTTTTTTTGGGCAGTACTTTAGGGAACTTTTCGGCGCTGGAATGTGAGCGCTTCTTAGGGAAAATAGCCGGGGCGCTCCAGTCGGGGGATTATTTCCTGTTGGGGGTGGACCTGCGTAAGCCGGTCCCCATCCTCGAAGCAGCCTATGATGACCGTCAGGGCGTGACGGCAGCTTTTAACCTCAACCTACTCCAACGACTAAATCGGGACTTTGACGGCAACTTTGATCTAGAACAGTTCGAGCATTGGGCTTTTTATAATCCCAAGCTTCATCAGATCGAGATGCACTTGAGAAGTCGGATCGCCCAAACGGTAACCCTTCCTAGCTTGGAATTAGAGGTCGCTTTTGCCACTGGGGAGACCATTCACACGGAGTCTTCGCGCAAATTCGACCGGGAGGGCTTGGAGTCCTTGCTCACGAGCCTTGGTCTCACGCCCCTTCAAAGCTGGCAAGACCCCCAGAATTGGTTTAGCTTGATCCTGTGCACCCGTGTTTAA